In the Athene noctua chromosome 25, bAthNoc1.hap1.1, whole genome shotgun sequence genome, one interval contains:
- the LOC141970362 gene encoding glial fibrillary acidic protein-like, whose protein sequence is MESQRLSSYGRRIGPAAPGYRGLPASPPARLRAPRSAQPGPRTGARLGLGRMDFSLAAALNSEFRETRTNEKVEMMELNDRFASYIEKVRLLEQQNKVLVVELHQAREQEPSRLPDVYQEELRDLRRHVEQLATAKARLEIEKENLAEDLGSLQQKLQDEATLRLEAESDLAAYRQDVDAAALARLALERRVGTLQDEIAFLRKAHEEELRELQEQLARQRVHVEVDASKPDLTAALRDIRSRYEAAAASNVREAEEWYKSKFTDLTAAAARHAEALRAAKQEANEYRRQLQALTCDLEALRGANESLERQLRELEERYALETAGYQDTVARLEEDTRSLKEEMARHLQDYQELLSVKLALDIEIATYRKLLEGEESR, encoded by the exons ATGGAGAGCCAGCGGCTCTCCTCCTACGGCCGCCGcatcggccccgccgccccgggctacCGGGGGcttcccgccagcccccccgcccggctccgggctccccgcagcgcccagccTGGTCCCCGCACGGGTgcccgcctggggctgggcaggatggaCTTCTCGCTGGCCGCAGCGCTCAACTCGGAGTTCAGGGAGACGCGCACCAACGAGAAGGTGGAGATGATGGAGCTCAACGACCGCTTTGCCAGCTACATCGAGAAGGtccggctgctggagcagcagaacaaggtgctggtggtggagctgcaccAGGCGCGGGAGCAGGAGCCCTCGCGTCTGCCCGACGTCTACCAGGAGGAGCTGCGTGACCTGCGGCGCCACGTGGAGCAGTTGGCCACCGCCAAGGCCCGTCTGGAGATCGAGAAGGAGAACCTCGCCGAGGACCTcggcagcctccagcagaa GCTGCAGGACGAGGCGACCCTGCGGCTGGAGGCCGAGAGCGACCTGGCTGCCTAcaggcag gACGTGGACGCCGCTGCCTTGGCTCGCCTGGCCCTGGAGCGGCGGGTGGGGACGCTGCAGGACGAGATCGCCTTCCTCCGCAAGGCCCACGAGGAG gagctgcgggagctgcaggagcagctggcccgGCAGCGGGTGCACGTCGAGGTGGACGCGAGCAAGCCGGACCTGACGGCCGCCCTGCGCGACATCCGCAGCCGCTAcgaggccgcggccgccagcAACGTCCGGGAGGCCGAGGAGTGGTACAAGTCCAAG ttcacagacctgacggccgcggccgcccggcacgCAGAGGCCCTGCGCGCCGCCAAGCAGGAGGCCAACGAGTACCGGCGCCAGCTCCAGGCCCTCACCTGCGACCTGGAGGCTCTGCGGGGTGCG AACGagtccctggagaggcagctgcgggagctggaggagcgctACGCCCTGGAGACGGCCGGCTACCAGGACACGGTGGCACGGCTGGAGGAGGACACCCGCAGCCTCAAGGAGGAGATGGCCCGGCACCTGCAGGActaccaggagctgctcagcgtCAAGCTGGCCCTCGACATCGAGATCGCCACGTACCGCAAACTGCTGGAGGGCGAGGAGAGCAGGTGA